ATGATGGCCACCTTCTTCTCCTGGCGTGCCAGGCTCATGGATCTGGGGGTGCCAGGTGTGCGGGGTGTCCTGGGGTAGCTGGGGGTGCCTGGGGTCCCAGGGGTGCGGCAGGAGTAGCTGGGCGGGGTGCAGGGTGTGATGGCTGTAGAGCCCGGGGTAATTGGAGTGCAGGTTCCACTCCGTGCTGATCTGGAGCGAGCATGATCAGTCCCTGTGGATAAAATAAACCAGTCTTCTGACCATGTGCATTCACTTTTTGGGCTATTGGCTTAATTTGAAGAGGAGCTGACCAGTCAATGCCAAAATAGCAGGACTGTCTATGACATTTGCACATCTCCCCTCCCTCAACCTTCAAAGTTCATCTAGCTTTCAAGACATCACATTGCAATGTGTTAATGATTAAACAGAAGCGCTCCCCCTACAGCGCACATTCTGTGTGGGAAGAGAAAACAGTAACAAGCACATTCTGTAAAATGCAGTTAACTTAACACAGTTAACTTAATACAGTAGGATTCACTTCTTAAAACCCAAGTCCTACTGTAAGTGCAACTGCATTTGTTATCTTTCTGCACGCTGTATGTTTCAGTTTTAGTAGAAGCATGTTAACTGAGAGCCACTGTTTTGAGAGAACTCCTGTTCCTCTGTGAGGATTTCTTACTGTCACTGCAAATACATTATAAATCAATTATTCATGGAGTCTGTTAGGGGTTTCATTTGTCATCTCTCTTTAATCCAAACTCTCATCGGCTGAAACAATGGAATTGTTTTAGGAGAAATTTGTAATTGTGATGAGGATATGGAGTTGTAAGAAAGCAGTCTGCTAAGGAGGTTCTAGTGGTGTGATGTGATGAGGATATGGATGGTAAGAAAGCAGTTTGCTAAGGAGGTTCTAGTGGTGTGATGTGATGAGGATATGGAGGGTAAGAAAGCAGTCTGCTAAGGAGGTTCTAGTGGTGTGATGTGATGAGGATATGGATGGTAAGAAAGCAGTCTGCTAAGGAGGTTCTAGTGGTGTGATGTGATGAGGATATGGATGGTAAGAAAGCAGTCTGTTAAGGAGGTTCTAGTGGTGTGATGTGATGAGGATATGGATGGTAAGAAAGCAGTCTGCTAAGGAGGTTCTAGTGGTGTGATGTGATGAGGATATGGAGGGGTAAGACAGGAATCCAGCTACCTGCCACTCCGCTTCGGCTAGCCCTCTGCTCAGCTCGTCCTTCAGATCGAATCGCTACATAGCGAGGAAAGGAACAGGGAGACGCAGGGCAGGGAAGgtaagggggagagagagggaaacaCAGCCGTGAATAGAGGCTCTACTGGCTCTACCACACCACAAAAGCACTTGCCAGGGTAAGGAataaagcatttgttttatagtgctatttttattttatttatattgcgACTTTCATACCATCTCAAAGGTGCTTTACATGTCGTTTAAAACAGAAGGATgcagcatctctaatagaaaAGGGCAACGAATTCCACAATCTGAGGACATTATAACTGAATGAATTCTCGGAAAAGCCTTAAGTACCATTTCTCTACAAACCAGCCAGAAAGCAAAAGCCTTTCTACGTTTTTACAATATAGAACAGTAAACAGATAATCAGTTAGCCCATCACTGTCTTTCTTGTTGTAAACCTCAAAACGTTTtgcctttctttttattattattattatttttttttacttattttttatagTAAATGTCAAACTTGGTATTTTGCGATTATGTAACTTAGAATATAATTTTGACAACACTGGCAAATATTTTAATCAGCAAGTACAACAGCATGCTACAGAAGATAAGATAAACTGCAACCTTATAATACTACTTAATCATTCTACATTTTAAAGCTTTAAATTATAGTCTTGCTCATTTGTTCTGCCAGGGCAATTACTGCAGTGGTAAGGAATTCAATTTAGGCTTTATTCAGTGAGTCCAGGTACCTACGCTCACTCCCATCACTTCTGTGGTGTAGATGTTTGCCGTGGAATCAAGGAATGTGTCATAGCTTTATTATAAAAAGGAGATTATTTGTGATGCAAAGTCTCTTCCAGCAAAGTGTCTCGTGGGTGGAATGCAGAAGGCAACATAACATTTATAACGTTTAAAAATCTTTCATCTGTTCAGTTTCAGAATAATCATGAAATACAGATGGTAACAGGTACATGCAAAACCTGAAGCTTGTATACACTGTGGAGTCATTTAACACCCAAGCGTGTTTGTGAAATACATTCTATTTGTACGGTTATATAcagtacgcacacacacactgataatggGGGGAATCATTGAAATACATTCCTCAATTGTTTATTGCAAGTTTTGTTTCTTGAAATGGGTGTTTTTCTCCTTCCCCCAAAACATTGTGCTTATACAATGACGCTTTGAAGATAAACAGCTTTGTGAATGTTCCACAaagtgtttttattacatttcatacAAAACCGTGGTAACTTTATTTTAAATCTATTCATTCCACAAATAGATTTGCCAATttaaatgcgtttttttttttttttaatgattttatccTGCAAACACAAATGTAATTACACTGCAACTACAATGTACATTCTAGTGCAATAAAAAGCGATTAGAATATTGTTTCCAAAATGTTTTGATGTTAAAATCTAAATCAGGGAAACACAATTAAGCAGCGCAGTATTTTGCGCCTGGGAAGCTCTGAGGATGCACTCACATGTGGGGCGTCTTGGTGCGGTGGAGCCGGAGCTGGTGATGGAGGTGGAGCTCTCCTCATGATCGGCAGGGCCGGCTCGGCGCGAGGTCAGGATGGAGGAGGGTCTGGGCAGGGAAGAGCGCTTCTCAGGGCTCTGCGTGGTGCCATCCTGTCAGGGAATCAACCCACACAACATGATTCTAGTGGCTGGTCCACgtgggagggtgtgtgtgtgtgtgtgtgtgtggtgtgtgtgtgtgtgcgtgagtgcgtgtgtgtgtgtgtgagtgcgggcgggtgtgtgtgtgtgtatgtgtgtgtgtgcgtgagtgcgtgtgtgtgtgtgtgagtgcgtgtgtgtgcgcgcgtgtgatgcgtctgtgtgtgcatgcgtgcgtgcgtttgtgtgtgtaGCTACTCTGGTACAAAAGTGAGAATTTTTGTAAGAAAAAAACCCAAATGCCTGTATATCTCAATATCTTAAAGCGTTACTGGTTCAACGTTACAATACATCTGTTGttaatatacagctctggccagatTGCAGGGTCAGCATGTCTCTCAgtctatttatattttattttagggaAAAAAAGGCCACAGAATGaataaggaatttaaaaaaaaatgtacaatacagtatacagatgacGGGGTacagtcacaaaaaaaaaaaaaaaaaaaaagtttaatggatGGATGATTAATGGACCCCAGATTTGCTCAGTTTTAGTTGAATGCCTTTTTGGACCTAATCATAAACGTCAAGCCTCAGCTGTCAGTTACAGTTTATAGAATGCCGGGAGAAAGATTGAGATAGTAAGATAACGTTCTCCGCACGTCCACCTGCTTATCTTATACTCTGAAATAAATGATTATCTCTATATAACAATTCCCCATGTTCTCGGTGAGCCACTGtagtatcccttataaaagtttaccggtATTTTTGTATGCcacttttgcagttttcccatggttatactatgcatttaccatagtttaccctggtttgccatgtttattaacatgctttaccatacctctctgtacaaTGCTTTCCTACTCTTTACCACcctatgatttattacactttgttatactCTCACAGTGGGAAACTCTTGGATGCTTGGTGGAGCCCCCTTACCTGTACTGTATCGTTTATATTGTAGACCCTGGACCCTGCAGAAGAGGGCCGGACTGAGTAAAGCTCTGACTTAAGGTAAGATTTGTTCTCTGTGAGCGAGCAAGCTGAGCTGGGTCTCGGAGGGAAGAAGGCTGCTGCTGCTCGCTCTTTTGTGGTAGGAATCTTTGTTAGAGCAGATGAGGATGAGTTCTtgtgatgagagagaggggggagtgaTGGGGAGAAAGGgggatacaaaataaatgtaaaaaacaaaacaaacgaaaaTCAAATGTGATCAAAATCAACAAGCACGGCAAACAAcgtccaaaatatatatatatatatatgatcatggaaaatatataatacaataaatataacatgAAGTCTTAAGAACGGGACACTTGAGACTATAGTGATGCAAATCTTTAGCCCCTTAAGGACCAGGCATTTTCAGTTGACCCTTTCAGAAACTAACAATGATTTATTATTAGCAAAAGCTATCAATGTGATGTGATACAGCATGTATACCTACTCCGGTTgctaatgaactcctattttattttaaaaacactgaatgaaTGATTAACAATTAGCtgatatgtacagtatacaaatcatttttaaataaacagaattAAGATGAAAATGAACTTACAGCGATCTTGTCCCTGGATTGTCTTGCAGTGCTGAGGGGCTGCCTACCTTCGGCAGCTGCGACCGCTGCAGGAAAGAAGGCCTGAGTTTAAAGGCTGAGGTTTGTGGAAACGCAGAGAGAAGGCAGCAATGATCAGGGTAAATAATGGCATATGAAATATCAAGTCTAATAAAGCAGCAGctgaatatgaatatgaaaatCCACCCTCCAGAAAACTAGCGATTCAAAAAACACACAAGCTATGGGATACTTACCTACTGTCCAGTCTATATACCAGCGAGGGAGATGGTTCTCTCTGTTATGCTCTGTTACCTCTTCTTATAGCTATTATGGGctattaaatgcttttttttaaggcCCTGGATTTAAAGAAAAGTAATTTGTGCTGCTTCTGCTCTCTGCCTAAGTGTTTATGGTTGAGCCTGTGTGATGTTTATCAAAACTGTACCATGTTCTGTTGCTATTGGAGGATGACAGtgtttggaatcccaatgaaagtgaacaGCAGAGAGATTCCCTTGTCATTTAATAAATCATAGTGTAAACTGTATAGATAAAGAGATGACAGTTCAGTAAATGAACCCCAAATGATTAAAGCTAATAAAATACTGGGGGCTACTGATGGTTATAAATACCGTcaccatttaaatattaaattaggaccacAACTGTTACATCaaaggcaaaaaataaaataaatagacttTAGAGTCTCACACACACGCTCAATGTTAGAGATGCTGGTAAGTCCacttatttgaatgatttaaatgaCAGTAGTATTTAAATTCACCACCATTTCGATCAATTGAACAGTATCTACCGTAAAAAAATGATGGATGTAACTGGATTTTTTAAGGCATTTGGGTCCTGACCCAATAAAATACTTAGGTGTAGTTTTCCACCAGCAATTGATTTCATAAACCAGACCATTCTTGACCACCTGGTAAGATTAAACTCTGTGATGACTTTAACAGAATGCCCTGCATGGGGGCAAGAGATCTCAAGATCCCAACTACCCAGAAATAGATCAGAGCAGCTGTGAGCCTGGAATATCAGCCTGGGTCACACTGTATGTTAGTACACTGGTTAAACAAACACTTGGCATTGCCTGGGCTATATGGATGTTTCTAGCAAAGCTTCTTAAAACATATCATCAGTTTTAAAACCCGCCAAACAGAGAATCCACAGAAGAGCGATTTACACAGGCGCTGTACAATATGCCCATGGTGTGGTAAACCAGCTGATGGAATTCTTTCTCATTCTGTCACCAATACACATGATACCTGAACAGAAAGTCACCACTGCCAAATAGAGCGAAACATACGTGAATAATGCACCACGCCAACGTACCACCATCGCATGAGCACATCTGTAGCTGATACAGTAAAAAGCATGTATGATCATGGCTGCTGCCAAAAAAGATGCAACTAAAACATAATAAAGAAAGAAGGATAACTCACGAATGGCATAAGCGTTTAGaactacaacaaaaaagcaaaacagcCCAGCAGTttctaaaaacaacaacaacaacatcaacagcgcacaaaaataaaacaaataaaataaaatgaacaaaattCATTCTAGCGATGAGATACGAATGTCCATGTTTGCCAGCCACATTGCAGATCGTTTTGTTTTGAGTTTACAAAGTCACCTGTCGGTTTCCGTTTAGCAGAGGAATGATGGTGAGCTGGTCTAGGGTACCTGACCGCTGGTTTTAATGGGATTTTCCGGGAAGGAGACCGGGTCTGAATGTCAGATTTTTTAGtaagttcagccttcttaaacaCTGCTATAAGAAGGAGAGACAAAGTCAGATAGGAAAAGTAAAGCACTGACAAAGAAAGGCTTAAACATGACACAGGTAACCCCCTTACAAGCAATTCAATTCCCAATATTAAACAAGTAATTATTACTCATGTTTCTACTGTGCATTTATTCATTTAGTTTGTATTTACTGTGTGATAAAGAAAGTTTAAATACAATTTGACATGCCTAGCTTAATCAACAGTTTCTCGCTACTCAACAGCTGCAGCTTACTCTTCCCTATCAACACAAGGCAGTCAGAAGTTGCTGTTGCAGTCTGCTTTTTAGGTTCCATCTGGGGACTTCAAGGAGGACTAAGCTTTGTACTTGTGCCGATGGGGTTTTGCGCATCACATCTCATTTACAAACATTTTCTTTGTGAAAATGGTGCAAGAGCTAAGCCTGCATTGCCTTTCCAAAGCTCTTTCAAATCTTTATGAGTACAAGGATATCAGAATACCAATATGATAAACACATGCTAATCATTGCAcataaactttatatatatatatatatatatatatatatatatatatatatatatatatatatatacatattacacatattacacacacatatatatatatatatatatatatatatatatatatatatatatatatatatatatatatatatatatatatatatgtgtgtaattaggatcgatttttattttgtttagaaattacatattatattgtatttaccaTTTACCAAATAAATTGTATAATGGCAATAATAAACCACCATACAAAAAAGAAGTATTCATGTCTAGTGTAGGaaccttttttcttcttcatgtCGTCCCTCGGGACCATACTGGGCTCCTTTTTGGCCGCTTTCCTTTCAGGGGTGGACACTCTGCCTTTCCCCCTGCTCAGTGCCTTGTCCTTCGCGTGTTTTTCCACAGAGGGTCTTCTAATTTTAGGGCTCTCAGTTTTGGGGAGAGGTTCGATCTTTTCGGTCATGATGCTCCTGTCATCATCTGCAGTTCAGAATGAGCAAAATACGCAGCTGTGAGCTTTGACTGGCACAAGAACTCTTTGGGCAGGGGGCTTTAGAAAAAGTATGCTAAACCCAGTTACAAGTAAATGGTCTAGATACAGAAATATATTCTTAATTATACTAAGGTTATCTGGTATCAGGTACTGTACTAACACATTATCTGATTTAAAAACTGTACCCCCACCCACCCCATTATCAGGTTCTCTTATCTTACACATACTTAACACACATTATACAGAGATGGCTACATACTCACTACGTATATGGCTACCTCTGTTTGAACACTCCCTGCATTAAGGCTGCAATGCTCTGCACCCCTTAAAAACACTCCCTTAAAAACTATGCAATACAATACTTCCAAGGTAAATCTGTCATTATACAGCAGttgattttaaaaacatacacaaaGATGATTAAAGAGTGGAGTGTACATGTCAAACTCTATCCTAGCACTGAAAGGCAAAAGTTTAAAACCGCACCTTGAGCGTCCTGCCAAGCGCTGTCGGTATCCAAGATGGAGTCATCGATGGTTGTTTCATCCTTGTACTCATCATAAGTCTCTGTTCTACATTCTGATACAGGGACTTCCTTCTCTGGAGAGGAGGGAGCTACAGGAAGCTCCTCCAGACTTGCAGCCTGAATCTCTTCTTCTTCAGCCACCTCAGCTTGCCCATCTTCATCTTCAGTGGCATCCTGCATGACCGCTCCCTCAACTGGGTCAGAGAATCTCACACTATGGCAGGAGTCATCACCCTCCTCAATAGTTTGGACCACTGTAATGAAATCATCTTCCACGGTGACAATTGATTCTATAGCCCCCCTGGTTTCAAGGGTTTGATCAGTGTCCACATCCTCTGTAGATATCTGCGTTACAGGGGCGATCTCCTCCAGAACCTCTTTTGGTTCTTCACCCACTTCTACAGCATCTTCTATAATGCCGCCGCCTTCTTTCTGTTCCACAGCTTCCATGGCCTGAGCTTCCAAAGTCACTGGAGCAGGTTCAACAGCCAGTACAGGCTCAAGAGGAGCTTCCTCTGGCCTCTCTTCCTCTGGCCTCTCTTCCTCTGGCCTCGCAGGTTCAACAGCCAGTACAGGCTCAAGAGGAGCTTCCTCTAGCCTCTCTTCCTCTGGCCTCGCAGGTTCAACAGCCAGTACAGGCTCAAGAGGAGCTTCCTCTGGCCTCTCTTCCTCTGGCCTCGCAGGTTCAACAGCCAGTACAGGCTCAAGAGGAGCTTCCTTTGGCCTCTCTTCATCTGGCCTCTCTTCCTCTGGCCTCTCTTCCTCTGGCCTCGCAGGTTCAACAGCCAGTACAGGCTCAAGAGGAGCTTCCTTTGGCCTCTCTTCATCTGGCCTCTCTTCCTCTGGCCTCACAGGTTCAACAGCCAGTACAGGCTCAAGAGGAGCTTCCTTTGGCCTCTCTTCCTCTGGCCTCTCTTCATCTGGCCTCTCTTCCTCTGGCCTCTCTTCATCAGCAACCTTGGCTGTTGGGGGCAATTCCTCAACTGTCTGCTTTGATTCTGCAGCTTTATAGACCTCAATTGTGACCTCTATAGATGGTACCTGCTTCACAGGTTTAGGCTTCGTACCTCCTTCCTCATTGGAGCCGAGAACGCCCATGAGCTGATAGGCGTCTTCTGCATCCACTTCTTCATAGGCCTCCTGGTGCACCAAGTCTGGCTTGTCTTTCATTTTATCTTTTGTTTCTAGTAGTTCTCGCCCTTCAGCTAAGCTCAGAGACCTATCCTCAAGTTGTGGTTCTTTTACTGAACCTGCGTCTGATTTTGGTTCTTTTTCAGAAGCAGAATCTGGTTGAAGTTCTTTTTCGGAATCACCCTCTGCTTGTAGTTCATTTTTGGAATCAGCCTTCACATCTGTCTTTTCCTCTGCTGAATGTTCAGGCTTCATACCCTCAGGGATGACCTCCTCTAAAGGTTTAGCTTTGGGTTGAGGCTCAGGGATGGCCTCTTGACTTGTCTTGTCTGGCTGCACTTCATCAGTACCTTTCTTAACCTCCTCTTGCTGGTCAGTTTTCAAGGACTCTGAGGCTTTGTCTTCACTTGGCATCTCTTGCTCTTCAACCTCAGGAACAGTCTGCCTTTTGACATCAGGAACTACTTTAGGTTTAGCTGGGAGATCCAGTTCGCTTTCCTTTTCTTCTTCGTTCCCTGAAACACCAACTTGTGCATCTGTCTCTGCTTTACTGCTTTCTTTACTAACCCCTTCCATGGTTACACTTTCCTTGATTTCACAGGAGCCGTCATGTTGATCAAGTGGTTCTACTTTAGAAGAATCTTCTTTCACTTCTTTGTCCTCTGTTGTTTCTTCCTTTCTAGTCTCTTCTGCTTTGGGTTCTTCCATGAGAACTTCCTTCTCAGCAGGCTCTGCCTGAGTTTCCATAGACTCAGTTGCTTTCATAATTTCTTCCTTGTACTCCTCTAAAACTGGTGTGGTGAAGATTTGGAGAGGTGAACCCAGGGGGCTGTGCAAATCAGCAGGTGAGGGCATAGGACCAGTGTACTCACTGAAAACACAGTAGCCAATCTCTTCTTGGCTCTCACTTCTAGCTGCCTTCTGACTCATGTCCACTATAGCAAGCTGAGCCAAGGTGTCTCCCACCAGGGCTGGGATATCAGCAGGGACCGACTTTCTTCTAATCAGCTCAGTATCTGTGCTCTCAGAAGTCAGTCTGGATCTGGCACCTGCCAAGTCTAGCATCTCTGGCAAATCGGGTGCCATCACACTGCCGTTTTTATAATAATCCTTCATTTGGAACTGGGACTCTGTGGGTGATTCTGTCTGGGAGCTTGGTTTGCTTTCACCAGTGGGTAGGGATGTAGGGGAGTCTGCATCTGTGGTTTCCAGAATTACAGGAGGGAAAACTGGCCGCTTCTCTACAGCAGGTGTGGTAACTGGTAGGTAGTCTGTTGGCTCATCTAGACTACCACTGGTAAAGGATAGAATGTCTGAAGCCAGAGGTGAAAAGGTCCTTGGTGATTCCAAGGAAGCTATGGGTATGTTCAGTGAGTAGCTTCTCTGTTCCAGCGACAACCTGCCTACACTCAAACGACCTTCATCCTTCTTCTTCTCCAGCGTTGGCAGGGTTTTCAGCTCCTCCTTCACAGGGCTTTTCAGGATGTCTGGTTTGTCCACTGCTGGTTTCACATCTTGAGTCTGGGCCAGTGTGCTATAGCTTATCTCCTGGACTGAAGCAATATCACCAGCAATCTGGAACGTCTCCATCAATCCACTTGCATCAGATTCATCAATCACCCTCTGAAAAGACTCGGAGGCTTTCTCCCTTGCATCGCTCAACTCGTAATAGCCTTCCCCTTGCTGAGCATCAGCCTTTGCCTCTTCCTCTTTCAAGGCAGATGTCTCAAAATAGGCTGACATTCCTGATTTATCCTTTTCCgtgctttttaaatgtagatCCAAAGCACTGCAGGGTTCATCTTTGTCATGCAAGGCTGGTTGAATCTTAGCCTCAGTTATCTCCTTCTCCTGGATGCTTGCTTGGGTTTCTTCTTTCTCTGCAGGTTCCAGCTTTGTTTCAATCACTTTCCCTGTCTGGTCTGTTGGTAAAACTTCAGTGGGGGCTTCCTCGTTTAATTTGCTATCTGGTGCACCCGCAAGAGAAGTTTGGGGCTGTTTGACATCTGCATCCTTCTTGTCTTCACAAGGTTCAGAGGGTTTGATACTAGAGGCTCCCCGTTTCTCTGGTTCTTTCTTTGGATCCAAAACCAGTTTGCTTTCACTTTCTGCTGCACCGAAAACGTCAATTTCTGACTTAACCTCTTCCTTGTCCTCTTTGTTCTCTTGTGTTTTAACAGAAGAATGTTCTTCTTTACTAGAAGCTGCCTCTTGTGAGATAATGACTGCTTCCTTTTTCACACTAAGGTCTACAGCCTGCAATGCATCTGGTTTAACATCTTTGTCTTGTTTGGTAACTtccgctttgtctaaactgcccACACCAGTCTTTGTCAAACTAATCAGTGGCTCAGTGATTAACTCTTGAGGCTTGTCTTTTGTAGACTGGCTATCTGGAGCCTGTGGTTTTGGACTGCTTGGTACATCCACATCTCCTGGAAGTTTGCCAGCTGGGGTGTCTTTGGTTTGGGAAACATCAGTGAGGTTTACTTTCTGGTCCTCTGGGTAAGTTTTATCTGACTTCTCTGCAGTATTTGCAGGAATCTCACTAGAATCTTTCAcaatgtcagtgcatttatctgatTCTTTAGACAATAGTTTTGTGGAATCTTCAGACTGGATTTTTCCTTCTGCTGGAGAAGCAGTGGACCCTGACGGACCTGACTCAGCTTTGGGTGGCTCAGTCACAGCAGGTGTCTCTATACCTTTCAAAGGGAGGGTTTCTGAATCCTTGGACTGAGGAGTTGGAGCATGGTCTTCCTTGTTGTCCTCCTCTGAAGGTGGAGTTGTTTGGGGTTCAGTTTTAGGCTGCACATTAGATTTCTCCTCTGACCTCTCAGCTTCCTTGAGGTCCGAGCTGAGGGTAGGGGCTTGACCGCTGACTGCCCCCCCTTGGCTCTGTGTGTCCATCTTCAGGGCTGCAAGCAAATCTAAAGTAGTCTGGTTGTTCTGTTTTTGCAAGCAACACATTACAAACAGCCAAAGCTCTCCAAAAATGCATGTCTTCATACAACACAATGCACTAGGTGTTTTGAGAATGGTCAAAAAGAGCATGAAGGTACAagaaaaatggaaataaaaaaatgatccgGATGTCACTATGGTAACATGCAGAGGCACAATGCAGATGGATGGGAATCAAAAAGGAAATGCCTCAAAAATAATGCGGGAACTCcaacccttttctttttttccgtGTCAAAATCATGTCCTTGTCATTTCCTTTACAGTCTGCTTATTTCTTGGGTCATGATAACCTTGATCTTCCTTTTGAAGAGGAGGACATAACACTGTACTTGTTATTTCTGATCATGTGATGTATTTAAGAGCATATGGTTTTAATGAACCTTTTCAAGTTTTAAAGCTTGATTAAACATATTATAGTTAAGTAATATTTAGAGGGTGCTTTGAATCATCCATTCGTAGCTTTACAATACATGGTATTACCCCAGCAAAAATGATGACAGGCAAAATAGTATTACACAATAAGTGAAGTCCAATTTTTATATTTACTCTTGAGTTACAGGACACTTTTAAAgtgtaaataaacaaatcaatcaaAAACAGTTGTGTACATGTGGCAGGAAAAAGTAAAGCCACAATCTTACAGATAAGGTTATTACACCATTACTATAATTGCCTAAAATAGGTCTGTATGGATTTATACCGCAATTTTAAGGGATATTAATTACTATGGAGTTATGCATGAAGGCACTTTATACAAATAAAGTACATATGTAATTGCAACTGTAATAAGATACATAACAAACTAGAAACTACACTATAAATGCACAACTACATGAGT
The Acipenser ruthenus chromosome 10, fAciRut3.2 maternal haplotype, whole genome shotgun sequence DNA segment above includes these coding regions:
- the LOC117411499 gene encoding microtubule-associated protein 2-like isoform X9, which gives rise to MADSRQPEESTPQWAAPGTRSDTSPNPHTPPEYKEQPPAAAPSENGFSSYRDCPAGGAPAAASYPATNENGFNGDLASGGMVTAEQVSARIVQEVTAEAVAVLKGEQDIELQHKDTAKRLPSVEDSNLPPSPPPSPASGQIGPLKEVEETVESPSAADEEKQSAAAAEHGPDAIEHLQQAKLKSEAQAQPCPQAEAEAASEARVPTAAPNGRGDEAGEGKTPQEALKMDTQSQGGAVSGQAPTLSSDLKEAERSEEKSNVQPKTEPQTTPPSEEDNKEDHAPTPQSKDSETLPLKGIETPAVTEPPKAESGPSGSTASPAEGKIQSEDSTKLLSKESDKCTDIVKDSSEIPANTAEKSDKTYPEDQKVNLTDVSQTKDTPAGKLPGDVDVPSSPKPQAPDSQSTKDKPQELITEPLISLTKTGVGSLDKAEVTKQDKDVKPDALQAVDLSVKKEAVIISQEAASSKEEHSSVKTQENKEDKEEVKSEIDVFGAAESESKLVLDPKKEPEKRGASSIKPSEPCEDKKDADVKQPQTSLAGAPDSKLNEEAPTEVLPTDQTGKVIETKLEPAEKEETQASIQEKEITEAKIQPALHDKDEPCSALDLHLKSTEKDKSGMSAYFETSALKEEEAKADAQQGEGYYELSDAREKASESFQRVIDESDASGLMETFQIAGDIASVQEISYSTLAQTQDVKPAVDKPDILKSPVKEELKTLPTLEKKKDEGRLSVGRLSLEQRSYSLNIPIASLESPRTFSPLASDILSFTSGSLDEPTDYLPVTTPAVEKRPVFPPVILETTDADSPTSLPTGESKPSSQTESPTESQFQMKDYYKNGSVMAPDLPEMLDLAGARSRLTSESTDTELIRRKSVPADIPALVGDTLAQLAIVDMSQKAARSESQEEIGYCVFSEYTGPMPSPADLHSPLGSPLQIFTTPVLEEYKEEIMKATESMETQAEPAEKEVLMEEPKAEETRKEETTEDKEVKEDSSKVEPLDQHDGSCEIKESVTMEGVSKESSKAETDAQVGVSGNEEEKESELDLPAKPKVVPDVKRQTVPEVEEQEMPSEDKASESLKTDQQEEVKKGTDEVQPDKTSQEAIPEPQPKAKPLEEVIPEGMKPEHSAEEKTDVKADSKNELQAEGDSEKELQPDSASEKEPKSDAGSVKEPQLEDRSLSLAEGRELLETKDKMKDKPDLVHQEAYEEVDAEDAYQLMGVLGSNEEGGTKPKPVKQVPSIEVTIEVYKAAESKQTVEELPPTAKVADEERPEEERPDEERPEEERPKEAPLEPVLAVEPVRPEEERPDEERPKEAPLEPVLAVEPARPEEERPEEERPDEERPKEAPLEPVLAVEPARPEEERPEEAPLEPVLAVEPARPEEERLEEAPLEPVLAVEPARPEEERPEEERPEEAPLEPVLAVEPAPVTLEAQAMEAVEQKEGGGIIEDAVEVGEEPKEVLEEIAPVTQISTEDVDTDQTLETRGAIESIVTVEDDFITVVQTIEEGDDSCHSVRFSDPVEGAVMQDATEDEDGQAEVAEEEEIQAASLEELPVAPSSPEKEVPVSECRTETYDEYKDETTIDDSILDTDSAWQDAQDDDRSIMTEKIEPLPKTESPKIRRPSVEKHAKDKALSRGKGRVSTPERKAAKKEPSMVPRDDMKKKKAVFKKAELTKKSDIQTRSPSRKIPLKPAVRYPRPAHHHSSAKRKPTAVAAAEGRQPLSTARQSRDKIANSSSSALTKIPTTKERAAAAFFPPRPSSACSLTENKSYLKSELYSVRPSSAGSRVYNINDTVQDGTTQSPEKRSSLPRPSSILTSRRAGPADHEESSTSITSSGSTAPRRPTSIRSEGRAEQRASRSGVAGTDHARSRSARSGTCTPITPGSTAITPCTPPSYSCRTPGTPGTPSYPRTPRTPGTPRSMSLARQEKKVAIIRTPPKSPATPKQLRPLNQPLPDLKNVKSKIGSTDNIKYQPKGGQVHIPSVKVDFSHIQAKCGSLEKRQYSPTVGNIQIQSKKIDLSHVTSKCGSLSNIRYRPGGGNIRIESVKLDFKDKAHAKVGSLDNARHTPGGGQIQIESHKLSFRESARARVDHGAEIVTQSPGMSGSTSPHHHSNVSSSGSINLLESPQLATLAEDVTAALAKQGL